The Aphidius gifuensis isolate YNYX2018 linkage group LG2, ASM1490517v1, whole genome shotgun sequence DNA window gAGAATTTCAActtgtcaaaaaataatataatgattttgttgttttttgttttagtgcattcttatctctttttttttttttttttattattccgtCAAGCAATGATGGTGATGGCGATGGCGATGATGACCTTTGTGTACAAGCATAAATAAAGTCTCGAGGGATTTATCCGCGTGCGAGATTGCTTATCTATCCGGACAACAACTAATTCGTCAACATGATCAGATAACATTgtcaaattatcattattcacagaaatttcattttttttttttcattactagtttttaaataattaaattcactgacaatttttttttcaattaaaataaataaattatataaatttacgtgtatataataaagaaaaaaaaaagaaaattttatatgctgTAAAATGTTCCATCGATTTTACGACTGAAGCCAGGATTTGTTTGATCTGTATGAGGACCATCGATTGCCAACTTGATACTACTTGGATGAATTCTCTCAATTGCCATCATTTGTGcagcaaaattttttcttcttggtTCTCTTTCACGTGAATCATCATCCTTTTCATCTTGATCATTATGAgaacgtttattttttattgatgataatttattattatttctttgtctATTTCCAACAACTGGTTTTGGTCCATTTTTTCGTCGAGAAGATACTGATGATCGTCCACGTGATTTACTTCTTGCTGATCGTCCAcctgatttatttttaccaattcCACCACCACGACCACttttattgactttttttttattattaatcatagtattattattattattattatgactttgtaattttttattatttttatttgtcttataactgttgttgttgttattatttgttttcatttttgttttatttacagttgttgttttattttttattgctgaTGATCCAGAgtatgatgctgatgatgattttcTTCTATTTGTATGATTTGTGGTATTTGTGGTATTTGTATGTTTTGGAATTGATTtcattgataatgaaatttgACCAGATGCATTCtaaattaaacataataatgtaaatgtcATTAAATTAAGTTGCaggataattattatatatttacattaatttcaTTTCGAAGAACTCTCCATGTTTCCATGTTCAATGATTCTGGCTGCATTGGAACATACATTTTTGGTACGTTACAATCCTCACtgtgaatataaattgaaGATAATGCAAAATCCAATGCATCAACTGGTacctgaaatataattataaattattattaaattaattaattaattgacaaaaaagtattatttttttaataatttcattatttaccaattcatcattttttattaggCGACTGTCTCGACGAATACTTGTAAGAGTGTGATGAGAAAAAAGACGTTCATGAGTTCGTACTTTGCTCCACCAATCTCGATCATTTATTGAGACATTATTTGACAATGTTGGACCAGGTGGCATCCATTCACCTTCACTACTCATATCAGGAACAGGATATGGATTCctcattttctttaatttaatttgtaaaaatatataaaaataactatacttatataaacaatattttatttaaaaaaataaaaataaaattcaggttattaaaatgtcaaagcaaatattttatttatattcacttgttttttaattttttcaaataaaaaaaaaagaaattaaattttatttaattttacattttcatcaggctaattatataataaatttgattatcgtacgaggaaaatataaaatataaaataaaaaaataaattagaggTCATATTGTATGTTTGTGTGTGATAAGAATGACAATGtcatattgtaaaaattatatatgcaaaagagacaatttatttaagacagactgacaataataatatatattttttttttgtaaatatatatacatcttgATATGATACACCGTGCGAGTCTGATGGTAAATTGAGCGAGAGGAAAAGTACTGAGGTTTGCCAGTCGATTTATGACCAACTGTTTGCTCAAAGCAGCATCCCAAGACGACATCGTTTATttgttcttaaaaaataagaataaaaaaaactcaaatgcCAAAAAGTCAAGTAATATTTTATCgtctataaaaaaatcaaatataatttttttaaataatattacaattttgtttataaacaatatatatatttaaaattttcgacaaattattttttgatattttcaagTGTAAATCTACTGcacaattaattaatccaaaaaaaaattgaaatagctatttgtatttattatttaagctACATAATATAGCAAGCTAttaaactataataaatttatatttatcaataatgcGCCCACGTAAATTGATGAAGCGTATAATCGACGACGACGACCAACACTGAACACAGTACCTTTATATCAAGAGTCAGTTTCCGGCTTAATAGCCTAAACTGCATTAGGCAACTTTGTGTTGACCCTTTCATATAcgcatgtataaatatatatattggaaCCAGAGATCCagcattgaaatattaaaagtaccctaatatgtataaatacatgaaaaatttacgtcaagtgcattattattattattattattattattcattttatcaaatcaattcattcattcattttcaagtttatgTTTCAACTCGAAGCtcacttgtattttttataataaatttttacaattattagatgcgcttcctctttttttttttttttcttttactatttttttcatatgaaagtatatgaatttaaaaaagataattaaa harbors:
- the LOC122849314 gene encoding LIM domain-containing protein A-like; translated protein: MRNPYPVPDMSSEGEWMPPGPTLSNNVSINDRDWWSKVRTHERLFSHHTLTSIRRDSRLIKNDELVPVDALDFALSSIYIHSEDCNVPKMYVPMQPESLNMETWRVLRNEINNASGQISLSMKSIPKHTNTTNTTNHTNRRKSSSASYSGSSAIKNKTTTVNKTKMKTNNNNKVNKSGRGGGIGKNKSGGRSARSKSRGRSSVSSRRKNGPKPVVGNRQRNNNKLSSIKNKRSHNDQDEKDDDSREREPRRKNFAAQMMAIERIHPSSIKLAIDGPHTDQTNPGFSRKIDGTFYSI